The genomic DNA TGTTATTAACTACGGGAGAACAGATCTCTGTTGCTTTACTTTCTATGGCTGTATATGAGTTAGGTGAAAAAGCAATATCTTTTAATGCTTTTCAGATAGATTTCAGAACAACTTCCGATCATACAAAAGCAGAAATACTAAATATTGATACTAAAAAAATCAAAGAAAAGCTAACAGCAGGAAATGTAGTAGTTATTGCCGGTTTTCAGGGAGTAGATGAAAATTTTGATATTACCACACTTGGAAGAGGCGGCTCTGATACCACTGCTGTGGCATTGGGAGCAGTACTAAATGCTGATGAAGTAGAAATATACACTGATGTTGACGGAGTATACACCGCTGATCCGCGGGTAGTGGACAATCCAAAAAAATTAAAAGAAATATCATATCAGGAAATGCTTGAAATGGCTTCTTCCGGAGCAAAGGTTCTTCACCCGCGTTCTGTGGAGATAGCTGCAAAATATAATATTAATATTCACCTGCGTTCATCATTTGAGGATATTCCAGGTACTATAGTAAAAAAAGGAGATGAAATAATGGAAAAGGCACAAGTAGTAGGAGTAACTTCTTCTAAAAATGAAGGAAAAATAACACTGTTCGGACTGCCGGATAAGCCGGGAACAGCTTCAAAAGTTTTCAGCACTCTGGCAAAGGCAAAAATCAATCCTGACATTATTCTGCAAAGTTCAAGTATAAATAAAGATCTTAACAATATATCATTTACTGTAAAAACTACTGATCTCAAAGAGGCTGTTAAAATAACAGAAACTTTAAAAGAGGAGCTTGGTGCTGCCGGACTGGCCTATCAGGATAATATAGCTAAAGTATCTGTAATCGGTGTAGGTCTCAGAACGCACTATGAGACAGTTTCAGCTATATTTGATACACTTGCCGAGAACCAGATTAATATAGATATGATATCTGCTTCTGAAATAAATGTTTCATGTATTATCGAAGAGAAAGACATTGATAAAGCCGTCAAGGCTCTTCATGCTAAATTTATCGATCTGGGGGAATAATAAATGAAAATAGGAATAATCGGGCTTGGTACTGTAGGTGAAGGTGTACTGAAAATACTGGCTCTGGAAAATAAAAATATAAAACTAAAATCAGGTGCAGACCTTGAAGTGAAATACGCCTGTGACTTAAATATTGACAGAGAATTTTCATTTGATTTTGATAAGGCTATACTTACTCAGGATTATAAAAAAATACTCTCAGATCCCGAAATTGACATCGTAGTGGAATTGATCGGCGGAGAGACTATAGCAAAAAATATAATAATGGAGGCTCTTAATAATAAAAAACATGTTATTACTGCTAATAAAGCTCTGGTTGCCAAATATGGGCCGGAAATAATTTCTGCGGCAAAAGATAACTGTTCTTTATTCTTATATGAAGCTGCTGTCGGCGGCGGTATTCCTATTATCACACCTATGATAGAAAATCTGATTGCCAATCAGATAACTGAAATACGAGGAATTATGAATGGTACCTCTAATTATATACTTACAAAAATGAAAGAAGATAAGCTTGATTTCGAGGAGGCTCTTCATCTTGCCGCTGAAATGGGATATGCAGAAGCTGATCCTTCATACGATGTGGACGGTATAGATGCCGGTCATAAAATTGCTATTCTTTCTTCACTTGCCTATGGAGGGTATATTAACTTTAGCGAGGTTTATCTTCAGGGAATAAGGGATATCTCTCTTGTGGATATATTTGAAGCTGAAAAGCTTGGTTTTTCAATAAAGCTTATTGCCAGCTCAAAAATAAACGAAGATAAGCTGGTGGAAATTTCCGCAGAACCGATTCTACTAAAAAATGAGAAGCTTCTGTCCAATGTAAATGATGTTTATAATGCCATTGAGGTAACAGGAAGCTATACAGGGAAAACTCTTTTTTACGGAAAAGGAGCGGGTATGGAGCCTACTGCATCTGCAGTAATTTCGGACATAGTAAAAATCGCAACTGATTCTGTTATTAATTCAAACTTTTTCTTTGATACAAAAAGTCATCTGGAAACTGTGGATACTAACAAACTAAAGCATGAATTCTATATAAGAACTTCAAAAGATTTTGATCTGGAGGCATCTGCACTGGAACTTTATGAAGAAATAGACAATTATTACATTATAATTGCAGAAAATATTTCAAGAAATGAATTAGATGAAACTTTTGCCAATGTCAAAGAGAAGCTTATCATAAAAATAATATAATTTGATATAAAAAAGAGCAGTTTTTTATTTTTGAAACTGCTCTTATATATTTTACTCTTTATTTTCCCGTTTTAAGATATATATTATATATTTTTCTCTCTTACCTGTATTTTTTAGATATTTTATTCTCATGCTTTTTCTGACATATAAAATATTTATCTCTTGATTTCTTATTAATTATTTTACTGTAATAATGTTTGCCGGATTGTATATCTGCTCTGTCATATGACAAATATTTCTGTAAGAAAATACAGAAATTCCAAATAAAAACGTGTAGAATCATAATAATTTTTTCAATATTCTTCTTCTTATATTTTTTGCGTATTATAACATAAAATTATTATTAATAAAATAATGAGGGCTTTAGTATAACTGCCTGCTTATTTTTATTCAAAAAAATATTATCCGGAAAAATCTGTTTTTATTACTCCAGACTTTAATAAATCTGTAATTTCTTTTATTATTTTGAGTTTTTTTATACCGATTTTCTCTTCAGCTTTTATTACAATACCTATTCCTTCTTCTTTCGCTCCGTATATATAAGTTTTATTTTCCAAGGTATTATCAGTGAGTTTTTTTATAATATCATAAACAGCTACATCTATATTTTTTACTGCCGAAGCAATCACTACTTCTTCATTCTGCCAATCACTATATGAATCCACTTCTATTACATATTTTCCATATTTTTTAGCAGAGCTCACAATTCCTCTATTGCTGGCACCGGCCGCATGATAAAAAACATCTGTATTTTCCCTGATGAGTTCATTGGTTATCTGTTCTGCTTTTTTCGGATCATTAAAGGAATTATATCCTCCTATGTAGGACACTAAAACTTCTACATCAGGCTTTACATACTTCGCACCCTGTTCAAATCCGGCTTTGTATCTGGCAATTAATGGGGCCTCTGTTCCGCCGATAAATGCCACTTTATCTGTTTTAGTCATTAATGCGGCAACAGCTCCGGCAAGAAAAGATTCCTCCTCCACATTAAATGTTATGGAAGTTATATTCTTAGAATCAAAAACAATTTCATCAACAATTGCATATTTTTGATTTGGATATTCCTTTGCTGCTTTCTCAAGAGAA from Sebaldella termitidis ATCC 33386 includes the following:
- a CDS encoding homoserine dehydrogenase — its product is MKIGIIGLGTVGEGVLKILALENKNIKLKSGADLEVKYACDLNIDREFSFDFDKAILTQDYKKILSDPEIDIVVELIGGETIAKNIIMEALNNKKHVITANKALVAKYGPEIISAAKDNCSLFLYEAAVGGGIPIITPMIENLIANQITEIRGIMNGTSNYILTKMKEDKLDFEEALHLAAEMGYAEADPSYDVDGIDAGHKIAILSSLAYGGYINFSEVYLQGIRDISLVDIFEAEKLGFSIKLIASSKINEDKLVEISAEPILLKNEKLLSNVNDVYNAIEVTGSYTGKTLFYGKGAGMEPTASAVISDIVKIATDSVINSNFFFDTKSHLETVDTNKLKHEFYIRTSKDFDLEASALELYEEIDNYYIIIAENISRNELDETFANVKEKLIIKII
- a CDS encoding aspartate kinase; the protein is MALIIQKYGGTSVANTERVKEVAKKVVKYKKEGHDVVVVVSAPAGMTDSLVKNAYEITNNPNKRELDMLLTTGEQISVALLSMAVYELGEKAISFNAFQIDFRTTSDHTKAEILNIDTKKIKEKLTAGNVVVIAGFQGVDENFDITTLGRGGSDTTAVALGAVLNADEVEIYTDVDGVYTADPRVVDNPKKLKEISYQEMLEMASSGAKVLHPRSVEIAAKYNINIHLRSSFEDIPGTIVKKGDEIMEKAQVVGVTSSKNEGKITLFGLPDKPGTASKVFSTLAKAKINPDIILQSSSINKDLNNISFTVKTTDLKEAVKITETLKEELGAAGLAYQDNIAKVSVIGVGLRTHYETVSAIFDTLAENQINIDMISASEINVSCIIEEKDIDKAVKALHAKFIDLGE
- a CDS encoding BMP family lipoprotein produces the protein MRKILLLVFLFFCTEFLAISENKVAIIYSAGGLGDEGYNDLAHKALNKAKFDLGIDFDYYEPIDPVKETERQLMTYSDSKSYDLIITVGFLSKSSLEKAAKEYPNQKYAIVDEIVFDSKNITSITFNVEEESFLAGAVAALMTKTDKVAFIGGTEAPLIARYKAGFEQGAKYVKPDVEVLVSYIGGYNSFNDPKKAEQITNELIRENTDVFYHAAGASNRGIVSSAKKYGKYVIEVDSYSDWQNEEVVIASAVKNIDVAVYDIIKKLTDNTLENKTYIYGAKEEGIGIVIKAEEKIGIKKLKIIKEITDLLKSGVIKTDFSG